A single region of the Populus nigra chromosome 2, ddPopNigr1.1, whole genome shotgun sequence genome encodes:
- the LOC133681959 gene encoding mitochondrial import receptor subunit TOM9-2 produces the protein MASQSRRGGLSLPDRRGSSKQEPNILAKINNTQIVSKGKQAASDAVFVAKKLLKSTGKAAWIAGTTFLILAVPLIIEMDREQQLNELELQQQSLLGAPPVGPAPPK, from the coding sequence ATGGCTTCGCAGTCTCGAAGAGGCGGACTCTCACTCCCGGACCGGCGAGGCTCTTCAAAGCAGGAACCAAACATCCTGGCTAAAATCAACAACACTCAAATCGTATCTAAAGGAAAGCAAGCAGCCTCCGACGCCGTTTTTGTCGCCAAAAAGCTTCTTAAAAGCACAGGCAAGGCCGCCTGGATTGCCGGGACCACTTTCTTAATCCTGGCCGTTCCTTTGATTATCGAGATGGACCGTGAGCAGCAACTCAACGAGCTCGAGCTCCAGCAGCAAAGCCTTCTTGGTGCCCCGCCCGTTGGCCCTGCTCCACCCAAGTAG